A region of the Anaerobiospirillum thomasii genome:
AGAGACTTAGACAATTACCTTAAAGCCTTGCAGGACACATTGACCTTGGCAGGGGTGTGGAATGATGATAGCCAAGTCTGTGACCTCATTGTAAAAAGGCAGGGAGTGCTGCCACCTGGATCATGTACTCTTGCGATATGGCCAAAGTCAGAGAGTGATCCTTTGGCTGATTGGATTTTATAAAATACGTTATATAATTGCATTATAGAAACATGGAGATATAAAATGCCAGGATTGATTGTAGCTATGTTTAGCCTGTTTTCATTGGCTATTGTTTTAGGTGTTATTGCCTATTTGTTGTATAAAGATTCAAAGAAACTTTAGTTTTAAAATGCCGGGTATATTTGCTTTATTTTTTATTACAGCGTGTTTTGCATTTGCTGTATTTTTAATTATCAAAGCTTTAATAAATTTTTAGTCCGTATTTAAGGGCAGACAATGCGCTACATGACAATTGCAGATGTAAGAGACATAGCCAGAGTGAAAGACTGCAATGGCAGACATACAGAGTTTAGGCACCTGTTGAGTCAGTATGCTATATGGTCCCGTATTGGCCTTGATAACCCTAAGTATGTGACCTTCCTTGGAATCAAGGGCAGTGAGGGTGAGATAGCAGAGGGGAAGCGCAATGTTTTATATATTACAGATGAGATAGGGTTGTTTATTGATAACAAAGTCAGCATTGTGCGCTTTCATGATGAGCTTGGCTATAAGCTCTTTAAAGAAATATACATCAATAATTACAACATAGAAGATTTAACATCGCTGTCATATATGCGCAAAGCTTTTAAGCGTGAAGGTTATTATCTTGAAGATCGCAATGCATCAGAATTATTGGCTCTGTTTATTGAAAAAATAAGGCAGCGTTGTGTTGCTTAGGCAAGGGTCAAAATTGCAAAAAATAAGAACTTTGCATAAAAGATGCATAAAAGATGCATAAATTATCTATATTTTTTCAACGCTATTTTTAATTAAATTTCTTTAAATATCAATAATTTAATTCATAGATGATAAACCTTATCAATTTTATTTTATAGCGCTATTGCGCATGTGTACGTAAAAGGGTATATTGACAACATGGTCCCCGCGTCGCGTTGCGCCCGTAGGGAATTTGAAAAAATTTTATAACTTATGCATTAAACTCCAAGCTGTGATCCAAAGTCACGGCTTTTTTTTTGTTTCTGGAGGTCCAAAATGGAAAGGTTCTACATATGGGCCGCCGAGCACTCCGTTGAAGTCTATACAACCTTCGGCCTTTTTGCTGCATGGGCTGTCAAAGGATATAGGGATTACACCTCAGGCGAGAAAAAGCCACGCTTTGAAAGGGCTATATCTAATTTCATGTGCGCCCTGCTGCTTCTTGTCTTTGTCGTGCCCGCATTAGAATACTTTGACATCAAGCCTGAGCTGATACCATTCATAGGCGCAGCCTTTGGCGCTATGGGTACAGAGTCTATCATCATGCTGACCTCTAAAGTCTTTCACACTGTCATCTCTCAAAGAGTACCGGTTATGAGCCAGACCGTAGCTGAGGATATAAAAATTAAAAGTCAGACAGCACAGCAGAGGACGCCAGGCACATCCGGCAAAATGAATTCAAGCACAGGAGGATATCAGGTGCCTGAACCTCCTATGCCACTTGATAAGAGGAACTGATGGAGAATGTTAACCTATTAAAGCCGTCAATCAATTTA
Encoded here:
- a CDS encoding phage holin family protein, with protein sequence MERFYIWAAEHSVEVYTTFGLFAAWAVKGYRDYTSGEKKPRFERAISNFMCALLLLVFVVPALEYFDIKPELIPFIGAAFGAMGTESIIMLTSKVFHTVISQRVPVMSQTVAEDIKIKSQTAQQRTPGTSGKMNSSTGGYQVPEPPMPLDKRN